One genomic segment of Methanothermococcus okinawensis IH1 includes these proteins:
- a CDS encoding Coenzyme F420 hydrogenase/dehydrogenase, beta subunit C-terminal domain: MDKYLLVQSTDENILKHAECGGAVTSLFKYLLDKKLVDGVLTLKKGEDVYDGIPTLVENSEELIQTCGSLHCAPTNIAKIISKYLYDLKLAVAVKPCDAMAIKELEKRYQINKDNIYTIGLNCGGTVPPITAIKMIELFYDVNPEDVVKEEIDKGKFIIELKDGTEKGIKIDELEEKGYGRRKNCQRCELKIPRNADIACGNWGAEKGWTFVEVCSEKGRELIESAEKEGYIKIKTPSENNIKIREKIEKIMIKLSKSSQKKQLEEEYPSIEKWNEYWNRCIKCYGCRDVCPICFCKECVLNEDYVDKGKIPPDPIMFQGIRLSHMSFSCVNCGQCEDVCPMEIPLSCIYHRMQLRYRDTVGFIPGVDDELPPMYGSEKE, encoded by the coding sequence ATGGATAAATATCTCTTAGTCCAATCAACAGATGAAAATATATTAAAACATGCAGAATGTGGTGGGGCAGTAACTTCGTTATTCAAATATCTACTTGATAAAAAACTTGTTGATGGAGTTTTAACCCTAAAAAAAGGAGAAGATGTTTATGACGGAATACCTACTCTTGTAGAAAATTCAGAGGAATTAATACAAACATGCGGTTCATTACACTGTGCTCCAACAAATATTGCTAAAATTATAAGCAAATATCTATACGATTTAAAGTTAGCAGTAGCTGTAAAACCATGTGATGCTATGGCTATAAAGGAGCTCGAAAAAAGGTATCAAATAAATAAGGATAATATCTATACCATAGGTTTAAACTGCGGTGGAACAGTTCCACCCATAACAGCCATAAAAATGATAGAATTATTTTATGATGTAAATCCTGAGGATGTTGTTAAGGAAGAAATAGATAAAGGAAAATTTATAATTGAATTAAAGGATGGAACAGAAAAAGGAATAAAAATAGATGAATTGGAAGAAAAGGGATATGGTAGAAGAAAAAACTGTCAAAGATGTGAATTAAAAATACCAAGAAATGCCGATATCGCCTGTGGAAATTGGGGGGCAGAGAAAGGATGGACTTTTGTTGAAGTGTGTTCAGAAAAAGGAAGAGAGTTAATTGAAAGTGCTGAAAAAGAAGGATATATTAAGATTAAAACCCCATCTGAAAATAACATTAAAATCAGAGAAAAGATTGAAAAAATTATGATTAAATTATCCAAATCATCTCAAAAGAAACAGCTTGAAGAGGAATATCCATCCATTGAAAAATGGAATGAGTATTGGAACAGATGTATAAAATGCTACGGTTGTAGGGATGTCTGTCCAATATGTTTCTGTAAGGAATGTGTTTTAAATGAGGATTATGTAGATAAAGGAAAAATTCCACCAGACCCTATAATGTTCCAAGGTATAAGGCTATCCCACATGAGTTTTAGCTGTGTAAATTGCGGTCAGTGTGAGGATGTCTGTCCAATGGAGATTCCATTGAGCTGTATATATCATAGAATGCAGTTAAGGTATAGAGACACTGTTGGATTTATACCTGGTGTAGATGATGAGCTCCCTCCAATGTATGGTTCGGAAAAGGAGTAA
- a CDS encoding Ni/Fe hydrogenase subunit alpha, with protein MVKLSVEPVTRVEGHGKITVSFDESGNLDKVHFHVVEVRGFEKFLEGRYIEDAPTYTPRICGICQVAHHLASAKAVDKVFGVKIPETAKLLRNLMHQGATVHSHALHFYALAAPDLMYPTTDDILKRNLLGMAKENPEVVKEAIELRKIGQTIVKTVGGRAIHPVTAVVGGQSKSLGEEERDELLKLSDRAIELSEKSIKLGKKLIENIKENDLLDIGYFESYHAGMVNDGTHELYDGKIRVVNPKGKTEYEFDPSEYSNYIAEGVKPYSYLKFPYLKDKGEEEGIYRVNTLSRLNVSDKMATPLAQKYYEEFIEEFGKPCHYPILFNYARLIELLSSAEKIKELLENDKIVGTDIRAEPADDIVGEGVGCVEAPRGTLIHHFKTDNDGIIKDTNLVVATVQNNPAMDLGVRKVAEKYLKKPEDANEKILNYMEMVIRAYDPCLSCATHVIGDNNGSLSLEVYKGNNWVKSVKI; from the coding sequence ATGGTAAAATTATCAGTTGAACCAGTCACAAGGGTTGAAGGGCATGGAAAGATAACTGTGTCTTTTGATGAAAGTGGAAATCTGGATAAAGTTCATTTTCATGTGGTAGAGGTCAGGGGTTTTGAAAAATTTTTAGAAGGGAGGTATATTGAAGATGCACCAACCTACACTCCAAGAATTTGTGGAATATGCCAAGTAGCTCACCATTTGGCAAGTGCAAAGGCCGTAGATAAAGTATTTGGAGTAAAGATTCCTGAAACAGCTAAACTTTTAAGGAATTTAATGCATCAGGGGGCAACAGTTCATAGTCATGCATTGCATTTTTATGCTCTTGCAGCTCCTGATTTAATGTATCCAACAACAGATGATATTTTAAAAAGAAATTTATTGGGCATGGCAAAAGAAAATCCTGAGGTTGTCAAAGAAGCCATAGAATTGAGAAAAATAGGCCAAACTATTGTAAAAACAGTTGGAGGAAGAGCAATACACCCCGTTACAGCAGTTGTTGGAGGACAGTCAAAATCCTTAGGTGAAGAAGAAAGAGACGAATTATTAAAATTATCGGATAGGGCTATTGAATTGTCTGAAAAATCCATAAAACTTGGAAAAAAACTAATTGAAAATATAAAAGAAAATGATTTGCTTGATATTGGATACTTTGAATCCTATCATGCAGGTATGGTAAATGATGGAACACATGAGCTCTATGATGGAAAAATTAGAGTGGTTAATCCAAAAGGAAAAACAGAATATGAATTTGACCCATCGGAATATTCAAATTATATTGCCGAAGGAGTTAAGCCATATTCATACTTGAAATTTCCATACTTAAAAGATAAAGGGGAAGAAGAAGGAATTTATAGAGTAAATACTTTATCAAGGCTTAATGTTTCAGATAAAATGGCAACACCATTGGCACAAAAATACTATGAAGAATTTATTGAGGAATTTGGAAAACCATGTCACTACCCAATATTATTTAACTATGCAAGATTGATAGAGCTCCTATCAAGTGCTGAGAAAATAAAAGAACTTTTAGAAAATGATAAAATTGTAGGTACCGATATAAGAGCAGAACCCGCCGATGATATAGTTGGTGAAGGTGTAGGGTGTGTTGAAGCTCCAAGAGGAACTCTAATTCATCACTTTAAAACTGATAACGATGGGATTATTAAAGATACAAACTTGGTTGTTGCAACGGTTCAAAACAATCCTGCAATGGACCTTGGGGTTAGAAAGGTTGCTGAAAAATATTTAAAAAAACCAGAAGATGCAAATGAAAAGATTTTAAATTATATGGAAATGGTAATTAGGGCTTATGACCCGTGCCTATCCTGTGCAACTCATGTAATAGGAGATAATAATGGCAGTTTATCGTTGGAGGTATATAAAGGAAATAACTGGGTTAAATCAGTTAAAATATAA
- a CDS encoding hydrogenase iron-sulfur subunit, translated as MSEWEPKIIGFCCNWCTYGGADTAGVGRMQYPPSIRIIRVMCSGRIEPSLILKAFSEGADGVFVGGCHLGDCHYDAGNYKWQRRAMFLKELLPELGIEPERFKFEWISASEGEKFQQTMIDVYNTVKSMGPLKLKEKLEE; from the coding sequence ATGTCCGAATGGGAACCAAAAATAATAGGTTTTTGTTGCAACTGGTGCACCTATGGTGGAGCAGACACAGCAGGTGTAGGTAGAATGCAATATCCTCCAAGCATTAGAATAATCAGGGTTATGTGCTCTGGAAGAATAGAACCTTCCTTAATCTTAAAAGCATTTAGTGAAGGAGCAGACGGTGTTTTTGTTGGAGGTTGCCATTTAGGAGATTGCCATTATGATGCTGGAAATTATAAATGGCAAAGAAGGGCTATGTTTTTAAAAGAATTACTACCCGAGCTCGGAATAGAACCAGAAAGATTTAAATTTGAATGGATTTCAGCATCAGAAGGTGAAAAATTCCAGCAAACTATGATAGATGTATATAATACTGTGAAATCTATGGGTCCTTTAAAATTAAAAGAAAAATTGGAAGAATAA
- a CDS encoding CoB--CoM heterodisulfide reductase iron-sulfur subunit A family protein, with protein sequence MEEPRIGVYICHCGINIGGVVDCPAVSEFAKTLKNVVVARDYKYMCSDPGQELIQKDIKEYNLNRVVVAACSPRMHEPTFRRCVQEAGLNPFLFEFVNIREHDSWVHMHEPEKATEKAKDLVRMGVAKARLLEPLEFIKVGVKKRALVIGAGVAGIQAALDLGDMGFETVLVEKTPSVGGRMAQLDKTFPTNDCSICILAPKMVDVAKHPNIKLYSYSEVKEVSGYIGNFKVKILKKPRYLDETKCTGCGQCAEVCPIEVPNEFDMGLGTRKAIYKPFPQAVPAKYTIDKEHCIECGLCSTVCGPKAIDYNQKPELVEEEVGSIIVAIGYDPFDPSVKEEYGYGIYDNVITGLELERLINASGPTMGHVVRLSDGKTPKRVAFIQCVGSRDAKVGNKYCSNVCCMYAMKNSQLIKEHEPDTEIDIYYMDVRAFSKGYEEFYQRSQEQYGIKFIRGRPAEIIENPETKNLTIRAEDTLLGELIEKEYDMVVLSVGMVPAKSMDEVQKIFAISKSADGFFMEAHPKLKPVDTATDGIYLAGACQGPKDIPTSVAQGSAAASRAAIPMAKGEVNVEPIIAEVNEDICGGCGVCVKQCPYGAPIMVEKENGKLVANVISALCKGCGTCAAGCPSGAMEQHHFKTIQLFNQIEGAFKDPAN encoded by the coding sequence ATGGAAGAACCAAGAATTGGTGTTTATATATGCCATTGTGGAATTAACATTGGTGGAGTAGTTGATTGTCCAGCAGTTTCTGAATTCGCCAAAACATTGAAAAATGTTGTAGTTGCAAGGGATTACAAATATATGTGTTCTGACCCAGGGCAGGAGCTCATACAAAAAGATATTAAAGAGTATAATTTGAACAGGGTTGTAGTTGCAGCATGTTCTCCAAGGATGCATGAACCTACATTTAGGAGATGTGTCCAAGAAGCAGGATTAAATCCTTTCCTATTTGAGTTTGTAAATATAAGGGAGCATGATTCTTGGGTGCATATGCATGAGCCAGAAAAAGCCACGGAAAAGGCAAAAGACCTTGTAAGAATGGGGGTTGCAAAGGCAAGATTGTTGGAACCATTGGAGTTTATCAAAGTCGGGGTTAAAAAGAGAGCTCTGGTTATTGGTGCAGGGGTTGCAGGCATCCAAGCCGCATTGGATTTAGGGGATATGGGATTTGAAACGGTATTGGTGGAAAAAACCCCATCTGTTGGAGGAAGGATGGCTCAATTGGATAAAACATTTCCAACAAACGACTGTTCTATCTGTATATTAGCTCCAAAAATGGTAGATGTTGCAAAACACCCAAATATTAAATTATATTCCTATTCTGAGGTTAAGGAGGTAAGTGGATATATTGGAAACTTCAAGGTTAAGATATTAAAGAAACCGAGATATCTCGATGAAACAAAATGTACAGGATGTGGTCAGTGTGCAGAGGTATGTCCAATTGAAGTTCCAAATGAATTTGATATGGGACTTGGAACAAGAAAGGCAATATATAAACCATTCCCACAGGCTGTTCCTGCAAAATATACAATCGACAAGGAACACTGTATAGAATGTGGGTTATGCTCCACAGTATGTGGTCCAAAAGCCATAGATTACAATCAAAAACCAGAGCTTGTTGAAGAGGAGGTAGGGAGCATCATTGTTGCAATAGGATACGACCCATTTGACCCATCAGTTAAGGAAGAATATGGCTATGGAATCTATGACAATGTAATTACAGGTCTTGAACTTGAAAGGCTAATAAATGCATCAGGTCCAACAATGGGGCATGTTGTAAGATTAAGTGATGGAAAGACTCCAAAAAGAGTAGCATTTATACAGTGTGTAGGTTCAAGAGATGCAAAAGTAGGGAATAAATACTGTTCAAATGTTTGCTGTATGTATGCCATGAAAAACTCCCAACTAATAAAAGAGCATGAGCCGGATACAGAGATAGATATTTATTATATGGATGTTAGGGCATTTTCTAAGGGATACGAAGAATTTTATCAAAGGTCTCAGGAACAATACGGCATAAAATTCATAAGGGGAAGGCCAGCAGAAATCATAGAAAATCCAGAAACTAAAAATCTAACTATAAGGGCGGAAGATACATTACTTGGGGAATTGATTGAAAAAGAATACGATATGGTGGTTCTCTCAGTGGGTATGGTGCCTGCAAAATCTATGGATGAAGTTCAGAAGATTTTTGCCATCTCAAAATCAGCAGACGGGTTCTTTATGGAAGCTCACCCAAAACTTAAACCTGTTGATACAGCCACGGATGGTATTTATCTTGCAGGGGCCTGTCAAGGACCTAAGGATATTCCAACATCGGTTGCACAAGGTTCAGCAGCAGCATCACGGGCTGCAATACCTATGGCTAAGGGAGAGGTTAATGTTGAACCTATAATCGCTGAGGTAAATGAGGATATTTGTGGAGGTTGTGGTGTCTGCGTAAAACAGTGTCCCTACGGAGCTCCTATAATGGTAGAAAAAGAAAATGGAAAACTTGTAGCAAATGTTATTTCGGCATTGTGCAAGGGATGTGGAACCTGTGCAGCAGGATGTCCAAGTGGTGCTATGGAACAACATCACTTTAAAACTATTCAATTATTTAATCAGATTGAAGGGGCATTTAAAGACCCAGCTAATTAA
- a CDS encoding molybdopterin oxidoreductase family protein, with protein MEIKHAICPVCGVGCGIDLIVKDGKVIGTYPYRRNPINEGKNCINGKECYKIINDKNRLKTPLIRKNVEFIESNWNDTLELVSKKLKTYNPDEIAIIGSGKCTNEDNYALKKLADNLNVKNIGVCICNSPKIDLNKEIASYDDVENSKFILILGDIFGESPLIGRRVIKAKEKGSEIITVIEEKDITNNKVGELNSNKFIKINNFSEFLKNIDKEPLKRLDENSIIIFNKIIEREDVNLVYNISEKTGCKLLPLLKYCNTMGAIKILPPLNRKEMFDLIKDVKCAYIVGENPALYDKDNNILKSLDFLVVQDIFLTETAQLADVVLPSACWAEKDGTFTNTMGTTQKINKIIGAPGEALPDYEIISKLAEKMR; from the coding sequence ATGGAAATTAAGCATGCGATATGTCCAGTATGTGGTGTTGGTTGTGGTATAGACTTAATAGTAAAAGATGGTAAGGTAATAGGAACTTACCCATACAGAAGAAATCCCATAAATGAGGGAAAAAATTGTATCAATGGAAAGGAATGTTATAAAATCATAAATGATAAAAATAGATTAAAAACCCCGCTAATAAGAAAAAATGTGGAATTTATTGAATCAAACTGGAATGATACATTGGAGTTGGTGTCTAAAAAATTAAAAACTTATAATCCAGACGAAATTGCCATTATAGGTTCTGGAAAATGCACAAATGAAGATAACTATGCTTTGAAAAAATTGGCAGATAATCTAAATGTCAAGAATATTGGAGTTTGTATATGCAATTCTCCAAAAATTGATTTAAATAAAGAGATAGCCTCTTATGATGATGTCGAAAATAGCAAATTTATTTTAATTCTTGGAGATATATTTGGAGAAAGTCCTCTAATTGGAAGAAGAGTTATTAAAGCAAAGGAAAAAGGGTCTGAAATAATTACTGTAATTGAAGAAAAAGATATAACCAACAATAAGGTTGGTGAGTTAAATTCCAACAAATTTATAAAAATAAATAATTTTTCCGAATTTTTAAAAAATATAGATAAAGAACCATTAAAAAGACTTGATGAGAATTCTATAATAATATTTAACAAAATAATAGAAAGAGAGGATGTAAATTTGGTTTATAATATTTCAGAAAAAACGGGATGTAAATTATTGCCTTTATTAAAATACTGCAATACTATGGGAGCAATAAAAATCCTTCCACCGCTGAATAGGAAAGAGATGTTTGACTTAATCAAAGATGTTAAATGTGCATATATCGTTGGAGAAAATCCTGCATTATACGACAAAGATAATAATATTTTAAAATCCCTCGATTTCCTTGTAGTTCAGGATATATTTTTAACTGAAACAGCTCAACTGGCTGATGTTGTATTGCCATCTGCATGTTGGGCTGAAAAGGATGGAACATTTACAAATACCATGGGCACCACTCAAAAGATAAATAAAATTATAGGAGCTCCGGGGGAGGCTTTACCCGATTATGAAATAATATCAAAATTGGCAGAAAAAATGAGATGA
- a CDS encoding NADH-quinone oxidoreductase subunit B family protein, which produces MVKIATTWLCCCSGCHISLLDLHEELLNILDRVELVHCPVLMDVKEIPDKVDIAIIEGGIRNKENEEIAKEMRKKADIVIAFGTCAAFGGVPGLGNLYSNEEILDKVYKTTLTTENEKGSIPNEEVPELTSRVKPLSQIIDVDFVVPGCPPEPEVTAKVLTMLLEGETPELPKNNLCEVCSRKKSKEGVSITTLKRRFKGTPDPEKCLLEQGYLCMGPATRAVCGAKCPKVGIPCAGCCGPAGTVVDLGAKMISALCSDYGIDKDKEIDPTILPKSIKDKIGCFYKFTLPSALIPIKLKK; this is translated from the coding sequence ATGGTAAAAATAGCAACAACTTGGTTATGCTGTTGTTCTGGATGTCATATCAGTTTGTTAGATTTACATGAGGAGCTCCTAAACATACTTGATAGAGTTGAACTTGTCCATTGTCCTGTATTAATGGATGTTAAAGAAATTCCTGATAAGGTAGATATTGCAATTATTGAAGGAGGAATAAGAAATAAAGAAAACGAAGAAATAGCAAAAGAGATGAGGAAAAAGGCTGACATAGTTATAGCATTTGGAACATGTGCAGCATTTGGTGGAGTTCCTGGATTGGGAAATTTATATTCAAATGAAGAAATATTAGACAAGGTATATAAAACAACATTAACAACAGAAAATGAAAAAGGTAGTATTCCAAATGAAGAAGTTCCAGAATTGACTTCAAGAGTAAAACCATTATCTCAGATAATAGATGTGGATTTTGTTGTACCAGGATGCCCGCCAGAACCTGAAGTTACAGCAAAAGTGCTTACCATGTTATTAGAGGGGGAGACTCCTGAATTACCAAAAAATAATCTTTGTGAGGTATGCTCTAGAAAGAAAAGTAAAGAAGGGGTCTCTATTACAACACTAAAAAGAAGATTCAAAGGAACACCTGACCCAGAAAAATGCCTATTAGAACAAGGATATCTATGCATGGGACCTGCTACAAGGGCTGTATGTGGTGCAAAATGTCCCAAGGTAGGAATTCCATGTGCTGGATGCTGCGGTCCTGCGGGAACTGTTGTGGACCTAGGAGCAAAAATGATTTCTGCACTATGTTCAGATTATGGCATTGATAAAGATAAAGAGATAGACCCAACAATACTTCCAAAATCGATAAAAGATAAAATCGGATGTTTCTATAAATTTACGCTTCCAAGTGCTTTAATTCCCATTAAATTAAAGAAATGA
- a CDS encoding CBS domain-containing protein, producing the protein MKKHEDISNIFNIKIKDIMAKDVIYTHPDTGVVKAFETLLKYKISCLPVVDKDKKVIGIITTTDIGYNLILDEYTLDTKVSDVMTKDVITITSNKSIIEAIRRMDEYGHKGEIINQLPVVDENNKLIGVVSDGDIIRALSKFLKK; encoded by the coding sequence ATGAAAAAGCATGAGGATATATCAAATATATTTAATATCAAAATTAAGGACATTATGGCAAAAGATGTTATATATACTCACCCCGATACTGGCGTAGTTAAAGCATTTGAAACTCTTTTAAAATACAAAATAAGTTGCCTACCTGTTGTAGATAAGGATAAAAAAGTAATTGGCATTATTACTACCACCGATATTGGATATAATTTAATATTGGATGAATACACCCTTGATACGAAAGTTAGCGATGTTATGACAAAGGATGTAATTACAATAACCTCAAATAAATCAATCATTGAAGCCATAAGAAGAATGGACGAATACGGGCATAAAGGTGAGATAATAAATCAACTTCCTGTTGTAGATGAAAATAATAAGTTAATTGGTGTTGTATCTGATGGGGATATAATCAGAGCTCTGTCAAAATTTCTAAAAAAATAA
- a CDS encoding formylmethanofuran dehydrogenase subunit B — protein MKIVKNVVCPFCGTLCDDLEIMVEDGHIVGTKNACRIGNAKFMHFEGAVRYTEPLMRENKKDDFKKTDYETAIEETARLLVESKLPLIYGFSTTECHAQAYGMELAEKVRGIISNTAEVCHGPSVWALQDVGYPVCTLGEVKNRADVVIFWGSNPMHAHPRHMSRYSIFSRGFFRERGRHDRTMIVVDPRKTDTAKLADIHLQVEPHKDYELISAMRAVLKGFELEVDEVAGVPSETIYEAVDICKNAQFGQLFFSMGMTQSKGKHRNIDNAIELVIDLNAHTKFGLMPMRGHYNVNGFNQVCTWISGYPLCVDYTRGYPRYNPGDSSITDSLMREEGDIMLNIASDPGAHFPQKAVKHMAKIPLVCIDPHQTPTSELANIIIPPAIAGVEVDGTAYRMDGVPIELRKVIDAPEGVLPDSEILKMLMKKVDEMM, from the coding sequence ATGAAAATTGTCAAAAATGTTGTATGTCCTTTCTGCGGCACCCTATGTGATGACTTGGAAATTATGGTTGAAGATGGACACATAGTTGGAACAAAAAATGCTTGCAGAATAGGAAATGCAAAATTCATGCATTTTGAAGGTGCTGTAAGATATACAGAACCTTTAATGAGAGAAAATAAAAAAGACGACTTCAAAAAAACAGATTATGAAACTGCAATAGAAGAAACTGCAAGATTATTGGTAGAATCGAAATTACCTTTGATATACGGGTTTTCAACCACAGAATGTCATGCACAGGCTTATGGCATGGAATTAGCTGAAAAAGTTAGAGGTATTATAAGTAATACCGCAGAAGTTTGCCATGGACCGAGTGTTTGGGCTTTACAAGATGTAGGATACCCAGTTTGCACCCTTGGAGAAGTTAAAAACAGAGCTGATGTTGTTATATTTTGGGGCTCAAACCCAATGCATGCTCACCCAAGACATATGAGTAGATATTCAATATTTTCCAGAGGATTTTTCAGAGAAAGAGGAAGACACGACAGAACAATGATTGTTGTAGACCCAAGAAAAACCGACACTGCAAAATTGGCAGATATTCATTTACAGGTTGAACCTCATAAGGATTATGAATTAATAAGTGCTATGAGGGCTGTATTAAAAGGCTTTGAATTGGAAGTGGATGAAGTTGCAGGTGTTCCATCTGAAACCATCTACGAAGCTGTGGATATCTGTAAAAATGCCCAGTTCGGACAATTGTTCTTTTCCATGGGAATGACTCAATCAAAAGGAAAACACAGAAACATTGACAATGCCATTGAGCTTGTTATTGACTTAAATGCCCATACAAAATTTGGTTTAATGCCAATGAGAGGACACTACAATGTAAATGGTTTTAACCAAGTATGCACCTGGATAAGTGGTTATCCATTATGTGTCGATTATACAAGGGGATATCCAAGATACAACCCAGGGGATTCAAGTATTACAGATTCATTAATGAGGGAAGAGGGGGATATAATGCTAAACATAGCCTCTGACCCAGGAGCTCACTTCCCACAAAAAGCTGTTAAACACATGGCAAAAATCCCTCTGGTATGTATTGACCCTCACCAAACACCAACATCAGAATTGGCAAACATTATAATTCCTCCTGCAATAGCAGGTGTTGAGGTTGATGGAACAGCATATAGGATGGATGGAGTTCCAATAGAACTTAGAAAAGTAATTGATGCACCAGAAGGTGTATTACCAGATAGTGAAATCCTAAAAATGTTGATGAAAAAAGTCGATGAAATGATGTAA
- the frhA gene encoding coenzyme F420 hydrogenase subunit alpha has product MGKTVEINPTTRHEGHTKLVLKVDDEGIVEKGAYLSVTPVRGFERFLEGKPAEFAPLAVMRFCGICQSAHGISSAEAIEDACGIIPPKDGLLLRELLGIGNKMHSHPLHQFLVSPDFVPEKDKVEFIKRVQAMRKVGQYICDVVGGEAIHPPNIKIGGMAKNITESVRSKIYYKCKKYEKLAKEQIDYLIPIFESRALADGTELPEKLGYHDFGYIATHPTYGDRTKIDQDNVVEYTPFDVYEKEVALQASTTIPTLNGRLAEVGPRARFNKFFDFKEKGAMAIHIARAYELIVLVKRAMEIVDELNVNGKTLSNEPIIGDGEKVGLGVHEAARGHNTHQASIDKNGRITYYNAIVATTWNIPLIGKAIEGSHYKFAEHVVRAYDPCVSCATHMIVKDYDNKTVDEKLIH; this is encoded by the coding sequence ATGGGTAAAACGGTGGAAATAAATCCAACAACAAGGCATGAAGGACATACAAAATTAGTTTTAAAAGTAGATGATGAAGGAATTGTAGAAAAAGGAGCCTATTTAAGTGTAACACCAGTAAGAGGTTTTGAAAGATTTTTAGAAGGAAAACCTGCGGAATTCGCACCGCTCGCTGTGATGAGATTCTGTGGCATTTGTCAGTCTGCACACGGGATTTCATCGGCTGAGGCAATTGAGGATGCCTGCGGTATAATTCCACCAAAAGACGGATTATTATTAAGGGAATTACTTGGAATTGGGAACAAAATGCATTCTCATCCACTTCATCAGTTTTTAGTTTCACCTGATTTTGTGCCTGAAAAGGATAAAGTTGAATTTATTAAACGAGTTCAGGCAATGAGAAAGGTAGGACAATATATATGCGATGTCGTAGGTGGTGAAGCAATACATCCACCAAACATAAAAATTGGTGGTATGGCAAAAAACATTACAGAAAGTGTTAGGTCAAAAATATATTACAAATGCAAAAAATATGAAAAACTTGCAAAGGAACAGATAGATTATTTAATTCCAATATTTGAAAGTAGAGCATTAGCTGATGGAACGGAGCTCCCAGAAAAACTTGGATACCATGATTTTGGATATATTGCTACTCACCCGACTTATGGAGATAGAACAAAAATCGACCAAGATAATGTTGTAGAATACACACCATTTGATGTCTATGAAAAGGAGGTAGCATTACAGGCATCAACAACAATTCCTACATTAAATGGAAGATTGGCAGAAGTTGGACCTAGGGCAAGATTTAACAAATTCTTTGATTTTAAAGAAAAAGGAGCCATGGCTATACATATAGCTAGGGCTTATGAATTAATTGTTTTAGTAAAAAGAGCAATGGAAATTGTTGATGAATTAAATGTAAATGGAAAAACCCTTTCAAACGAACCAATAATTGGTGATGGTGAAAAGGTGGGTTTAGGTGTTCATGAAGCAGCAAGGGGGCACAATACCCATCAAGCTTCAATCGATAAGAACGGAAGAATAACATACTATAACGCAATTGTTGCTACAACTTGGAATATTCCATTAATCGGTAAAGCAATTGAGGGAAGCCATTATAAATTTGCAGAACATGTGGTTAGAGCCTATGACCCATGCGTTTCCTGTGCAACTCACATGATTGTTAAGGATTATGATAATAAAACAGTAGATGAAAAACTTATTCACTAA